aagaagagggttGGGTTCCATTGCCTCAACTTTCATAGCACCGTCCGTCTCTCTTATAGAGTACTTACTCTAGTTGTCaatcccctgtgtgtgtgtgtgtgtgtgtgtgtgtgtgtgtgtctgagatgGCTCGTCTGCCTCCCACTCTGCACTGCAAGTGCCATGAAGACTGACGCTGTTTCTTTGACTCAACTGTGTATCCCAGCATCCGCCATCATCcttgtttattgaatgaatgaatgaacaatactGGGGAGTAAGGGGTCCTCaatttatagagaagaaaacagtCCCAGAGATGTAACAGGCTGCCCGAGTTCATGCCTTAAAGAAGTGATGATGGTTTTTGCAAAAACCTAGACTGCCATTGTGTCCCGAAAGGAGTGGTCTTGGGCAAAACTGAGCAAGACATCCACAGCCCCCACAGCTCTCAGAGGGCAGAAGGCCAGGGGTGCCGGGGGAGCCACTGCTTTGATTTCTCAGGGCTCCTGCTCTAGCCAAGGGCCACATTATCGCCAGGAAAGTGTGACATCTTTTGCAGCCTTAGCTTTGGATTTCAGATTCTTCTGGCTACAGGCCCTTGTGTTTCATTAACAggtatttgttttctctcattctctaaaatgttattttttacatttccatgcccagaggaggctggagtCTGTTTCGTAATTGTGCCTACAGGCTCTCCACTGCCCAAGGCATTTCTGTGACTTCTGagcataaaaaggaaacaaactcagtTTAACCAAACAGCGGCACCTGTGTCTGGTCTCTCTACCCCGTGTCCACCTGAGAGCCTATCAGACTCACCACGTAGTGGCCTTGAGGATCTGGCCTCCTCTGATGCTGCCCCAAAGGAGAGGTGGACTGAATCCACATGGCCCCTTCTGAACATAGTTCCTCCCTTTAGGAATGGGGAGCCCTAAAGATCAGGGAGCCGTGGGCACAGGACTCAGGACACAGAGCCAAGGAGGGAACTTACCAGAGGCGTGGGGATCCCAGAAGCAGCTTGGCTAGTGTTCTGGCTTCCAGCTAAGCCTTTACCTGCGATCACTCAAGGGCAGAAGGAGGGACAAAGCTGAGAGGCCCCCCTTCCATGGCCCAAGCCTACGGCTGAGGCCCTTGGGCCCCCCTCTTCCATTCCTGACGCTTCTCAGGGAGACTTTTCTACGCCTGTTTACCCAGGGGCCCCAGGAACCCCTTTGGCTTCTAGTCCCTCCAGGTGAACAAAAAGTTCCAATCAAAAAGCGTTGGCTCTGAGAAGGCAGGTGGTCCTCCAGACGTGGCACCTTCTGAGTCTTAGGGCCTCCCCGCTACCTGGTCTACCTACACCTCCATTAACGGGGCTACAGTGTTTTGTCTGCCACCCCTCAGGGTGCCTTTGTCAGCCACCCCTCAGGGTGCCTTTGTCACTATGAGGCAGAATGTCCCCAGCCCAGATTGGCCACGGGCAGGCTGCATGGGACGCCAGGGACCCAGGCAACAAGAGGAGGGTCACATTCACCCATTTGAAAGCTCCCCCTTGACCCTTTTTATCTTCCCTaattcccacccacccctgcacTTCCCACCACTACCTACCCCTTCTAGTCCGTCGACTTCTCCTCCGTTTGGACAGATGACTGATAATGAAGATGGACCCCAAGCTTGTGATCAGTATACAGATAAGGAAGATGGACATCCTGGAAGGAATCACAGACAGCATTTGTGTCCCTTGGGAGAAACCACTTTTTTGGTTCTCTGCTCAGGATCCCCCTTTGCTGGGACTTGCCCCCTCCCGCCgcccctgctcccaccctgggTTCCAGCAGCTCCCGGCAGCTGGATTCCTTTAAAGCGCCTCTCTCCTCCGGAAAACCGAGCCGAACCCAGGCCCCTCCTCAGAAACTGACATGGGATAGGCAAGCGGAGGGTCAAGTCTCAGGCTGGCTCATCCCTGGACCAGGGAGAAATAAACTCGGGAGCTACAAATGGATATCATCTCCCAcgcaaaaatgaaatacaaaaggGCAGCTCCGAGAGAGAAGCAGCAAACACACATAAGGGTAGCAGATTAGAGATGGCGATAAATCCTGGCCATATCTgaaggcagcccctcccctgcccttgcATTTCAGCAGACCCTGTTCTCTCCTGATAATGCTTTCCCCTCTTTAATTAAAATGGCCAGAGGGCATTTTTGCTGCTGGTGACCGAGAGTCCTACATTATACTCTTTGGAAAGAAAGCAGATGGTCACATTGAAGATAGCTACTCAAGAGGAGAAACAACACAGCCAAAAAGTAGCAGGTGCGAATCCATCATCATGTCGTGTTATTACTGCCCACCCAAAGTCCGTTGGTCCCCTAAAGTTAGGACTCACCTGAAGTGATCTGCCTTGTCGACAACTCTGGAAGCCCTGCAGCTTCTGTTCTTGTTGCCTGGTAGGTCTGTGTCAGAAAGGATTTGTTGAGAGTCAAATaaagcccctccccaggcccttccTTTGCCTTCTGCATCGCTGCACCTTTGCCTGTCATTCCTCCACCTCCGGAGGGTGAGTGCCCTGGGCGGCAGCTGGGTCAAGCAGAGGCACCACGTACAGCTGCAGACATGTGCCCTGCACAGGGCAGAAGGCGGAGGGAACAAGCAGGGGCTGAAACACTCTGCTTGCCAAGCCAGGCACCCCGACATTGGGCTCCATGCATCTGGAGGAAGGGGTACCTTTTCCAGATTTGCACAAAGGCTCTGTGTTGACTAGAAATGGCCCTTGGCTAGAGAATCCCAGGCCGAAGGCTACACGAGGGGGCCAGCGGAGGCAGCAGGGGGCCAGTCCTGTCCTTAGGGAACTGATCAGTAGGTAATGTAATTGCCACCTTGTGCTTCTGACAGCCACCGAAGCCCAATGGGAGAAGCGCCACCCAGATTGCCTCCTGGGATAAAACCAGAGGgtcgtgtgtgtgtctgtgtttcagtTAAACTAAGGAGCACATTTTGGTGGGTCCTGTTTCATCCTGAGCCTGAAACTCAGGACAGACtacacagataaagaaaaacgGAACCACACAAAGTAGAAACACCGTAGGTGTGAAGGTCGTCACACATTCAGGAAGATGCTTGCTGAACCAATTCCCATCTGGTCAAGTGTGAGCTAGGCTTTCTAGCACCAGGAGGAGGCTGCCAGGGGCTTCCCTTAAGTCCTCTGGTGTGTCTTCTTACTGGTACTGTGCTCTGGATTGCAACAGAAAGACATCCCTTCTAGAAATGGAAGTCATGTGAAgtcacaggagaggaaaaaagaagaaaggaaaggtagTGCCTTCCATGAGCAGCGTGCCTGAGGGAGGCTTTCCGGTGTGAAGGGAGGTTCTCAGCATTGGACAGAAGAATCTGGGGGAGCATCAGGAGACCCTAGGCCTTCACCCTGGCCCAAAGGAGCAACAGAGACTGGCTTAGAGAGACTCGGCCCTCCAGGCTCCAGCGCACCACACCTTTCTGGAAGCTTCCTGGTGCAAACTGTACTCCTTCAAAGAAAGCCCAGACCACTCAGACCTATTATTTGTCTCTGTAAATTATGAAACTATTTAAGTGGACAGTTTTAAGGGTGCCTGTCCAAGCGCCTGGATCACTTTTTGCAGCCTTGATCACCTCTCGAGAAACGAATCTTTAAGATTCCAGACCTACAAGGCCATCCCAGGAGCACAGAGATTTCATAActgcctcagagcctttcctGCCCAGCAACACACAGCTTTCACACCTGTTAGCCTCCCAAGTTCCATAAGCCAGATGGCTGTGAGGAAAGAGAGGTTCCGAGAGCACCCCAGGGCCCACGcaccctcctcttccccaaaCTCCATGTTACTTTCCAGCACCCCAGCAGCCACCCTACtgcggagggagggagagaccagGTTACCCCAGAGAACCTGGGGAGGGCCCGAGATGGTGCTCAGCAAGCATTCGCCACAGCAGCTGACACCCCCTGCTATGGGCCACCCCCAGCCAGACCCCCGTGAGGCTCCTGACCTTTCCCAGGCCAAAAGCTGTTGGCACGGGCTCTTCTGTTGTCAGTCACAAGAAGCTTTGTAAAATCCATGTCATCTCTGGCAAAGTCTCGCTGGATGCCGCACCAGTACCAGCCCACATCCTCCTTGTTCAGGCAGGACACAGTGACAATGAGCTGGTTTCCTGTGTCCCTCAGGGCCACACGGTTGGTGCTGTTGGGTGCGAAGGCAATGATGTTGCAAAAGTCCCGGAAATAGCCTCGGCACCAGTATTTGTGGTGGTCCTTATAGTGGGCATCGTAGCTGCAGATGGCAGAAGTCGTGTCCAGCACAAAGCGTTCCTTGACTTTTTCGTCCATGACCATGGCGtctgtgaaaacacacacacacacacacacacacacacaaacacacacaccattgTTCTTTTCAACACACTGCAGTTCCTGCCCCTCAGAGGAAAATTAATCAAGGCATGGGAGGTTGATTTTTGCCTATTTGGGGCTGGCAATTGTTATGGTCTCAATACAGTCTCCCTAAAATTTCTATGTTGAAATGCTAACCGCCCAGTACTTTAGAATGGGGTTGTCTTCGGATTTAGAGacttaaagaagtaattaagttaaaatggtcATCAGAAtgggtcctaatccaatctgactggtatCCTAATGAAAAAGGAGACTAGGACACAGACAACGGAGGGATGACCGTGTGAGAACACGGTGAAAGGGCAGCTGCCTGCAGACCAAGGAGAAGGAACTCAAGAAAAACCAAACCTAGATCTTTGACTTCTAGCGTCCATCCctgtaagaaaacaaatttctgttgtttacaccACACGGTCTGTGGTTGTTACAGCGTCCCTGGAGAAGTCTTTTTCTCTGGCCAAAGAGTGGATAAGACATACATCCCCTGCTGCAAGAATTCAGGCGGGAGGCTAGAGGAGCCCGAGGCTTACTGTTAGCAGATCCGCTGCCCCTGGCCCCTCACTCCACCTTGGCACCCTCAAAAGGGAAGTAAGGAGCTTTGGAGGCTTCTGCTGGCTGCATAGGGCTGAAACAGAGGAGTCAGGTTCTGCCCTGGCCTTAAGGGCTAAGAACTTCAAGTTTTTTCTGCACAAGACTGGTGTGAGCACCTCTGTCATCTCAGGGTGTTGCGTAATGAGGAAGTTGTGCACGCCACATCCAGCTTGTGTGTGGCTGGGGAGGTGTCTGACAGAGAAGAGGAGATCAGCAACAGAACCCCTCCTTCACTCAGCCTTCCTCCCAGACGTGCTCTGGGATTGGTCCCCTCAAATGCTGCCTCACATTGAGCTCACGGTGGGAGGGGTCAGCCTGCCAAGCAGGTTTGCATCCCTGATACCGTGTGACATGCTGGGATAGTTTGTTCTCATATCAACCCCGGAAAGAAGACTGTGTGATACTCATTTACCAGCCTGGATGCTGACCCAGAGAGAGGGGCAGTGACTCTCAAAGGTCACAAGGCTAGAGGGCAGCAGAGCGCAGGCCAGTCGGTCCTCTGTAGGGTCAGGCATGGGCAGAAGGCAGGAAGTCCCGTCCTCTCTCATCTGTCAGCACAAACATTTTTAAGGGGAGGAcggagaagggaaggggaactTGAATTGAAAGGGAGAACACAGAGCTCTCATTTTAAATGAGGGTTTTAAATTCCCCACAACCCATTTATCAGAATTAAGAACAAGAAGTAATTTGGACAAGATCTACTTTCCCCTCCGTTTATTTTCTGGTCCCACTTCTCGTATGGTTTGAGCTAATGAGCAGGAACTCCATGtaggaaagcagaaggaaatggCAAGGTTCCTGGGAAGCTGGGAGGGCTGGAGATGTTTATTCCCCATCTCTTACCTGAAAGGACAGTCAAGGAGAGCAGAATGAAGAGCCCCATGACCGGAAGGAAGTGATCCTTTAACTGGGATCACCAGCTGGACCCACGGGTCTTAGGAATCCTGGATCTGTTTAAGGGAAACAGATATCTTTGAGCTTAAGGTGGTTTTATCCTGCCTGGAGAgaccagagaaaagaaagaccagTCTGTTAGTCCAAGCAGTGCTGCTACGAATAGGCATCCAGGTTGTGCTCTGCACAAGGGTACCTCATCAGAGAGACGCCATTTGTGGACATAAACTTACTTATACAGTAATATGGGGCAACTGAGAAAATTCTAGGCTCCCTGACAGAAGCCAAAACAGCAGTGGAGAGCCCCCTCCCGGATAAATCCACTCTGGCACCAGGGCTGGTACACACTCAGAAGAGCACCTGCACACACACCATCACTGGCACACATTTGTCTGTATGTGACCGAGCCTTGTCCTGCCAATAGTCCAGGTGTCACCAGAGGCCAGGCCTCTTGTCTGTCCACCACTCTTGGAGGCCCAATTCCTATTTAGTGGAGAGGAATTGTAGTAAGGAGGTTCAGAAGTACCCCACCCTCCCGAGTGGATGCTGCAGCCTCgtcccgggggcgggggcgggggtggagccCAGAGCTGTCAGCGGCACCAGGAGCACGTGAGCAGGTGCAAGTGTGGGTGTCTGGGCGTCAGTAGTCAGGCTGCAGCCTACAGACGTCTTGAAGGCTTTCCTGGGCAGGCTATGTGCCCACGCGGCGGACGCCTCCCCTGATTCCTAATGGGACTCACAGGACCTGGCCACCAATTGACAAAGTTTGAATTAAGGAACCACCCTCCGGTAAATTTAAGTGAGTGCTTACTAGTCACATCGCACTTGTCTTCAAGGGCCAGACGTGGGTGACTGTGCAGCTTTCCCACCATGTCCTCTCTGGAGGAAGGGGGGCCTTTTCCCCATGCACACAAAGTCAGCATATGGGCCCAGGTGGGCCTGTCATGGTGCTGGGGCCACCTGCATCATGGTAGCTGTTTTCCCTGTGTCGCCTCATCTATTCCTCATGAAACCTTTATGAGTTCAACACTTAAACTGCCAGGGggtaaaaagagaaggaaacaggaatcTATAGATTAAAAGGGGGTTTAGGAGACATGTTGACAAAATTGCAATGTATGGAACTTATTTGGATCCTGACTAAAGCAAACAATTGAGAAAATTTGGACAATCACTAGGTATTTGATGATAGTAAGAAATTATCATCACAGTTTTTTCAGATATGCTCCTGACACTGTCACGGCCAGCTTCTAAGATGGCTCCTGGCATTCACACCATGGTGTAGTCCTCTCCTAATCTGAATCCGGGCTGGCCCACGTGAACAGTAAAATACAGGAGAAGTGATGGCATGGGACTTCAAGGCTGGGTCATAAAAGGCGCACAACTTCCACCTCAGAAGTCTTGCTGCTCTCCCTTTCTTGGCAAAATGAGCCGCCATGTTGTGAGGATGCTCAAGCAGACCTGCAGTGAGGCCCACGTGGAAAGGAGCCAACTCGCCAGCATCAACTTGCCAGACACGTAGGACCCACCTTGGGAGTAGACCCTCCAGCATAATCAAATCTCCAGCAACCTCTTGAGATTCCCCAAGCGTGAACCACCCCCCAGGATGGTCCTGAATTCCTGACCATAGAAACCATGAGTGATAATGAAGAATTATCATTTAAAACCTTTGAGTTTGGGGGTAATTCATTACATGACAGTCAATAATTAATACTGGTATTGcggttatgttttttaaaaagcagtcctTATTGCTGAGAAAGGTGCATATAAAACAAGCACTCAGAGCTGCTCAGAGATGGCACTAAGAAACCAAAGTAAGTACCAACAGAAGGTGCACTGGATTGCATACAGTTATCAGCAAAATGCCCAAGATATGAAGCAGTAACATTCTAAAGCAAATCACAGGCTCAGAGGCACAGAGAATAAGCAGATGGGTCTATTAGCATTCTGAGTATTAGTTGATATTATTAGCTCTGTTCCTCCCTCTTAAGGGTAGAATTAATTTTCACCCTATTTGACGTGTAAACAAAGAAGGTAAATGGGTAATAAGAATAAaccaaaatttaacaaaaatttttttagaaatacaaatcCAAGTGTTTACAGATGGAATAATTTGATATTCCAAATTTCAAGATACTCAGGGTAGGGCGAGTAGGTGGGGGCATTAATGAAACAAGGCTGGCTGTAAATTGATCCTTATTAAAGCGAGCTGATAGATGTATGAGCCTTCATTTTCCTAGTCTCTCCACCgttgtgtgtttgaaatttttcatactaaaaagtaaaaaacaaaaaaccgacAAAGAAAACTTTGACACAGGtatttagtcccattttacaagtaaggaaaactgaggctccgtTTAAGTAACTGCTAAGTTTAAGCTCACACAGCTAGTACAGCTACCATGATCTGTTGctaaatctgaaagaaaaaaaaaatgttctttccgTCACGCTACTCTGCTTCCCCAATAGTAACAGTACTGCAAAGTTGTAGCGTGCTGTGGAGTTTACACAGAGATTTACATATGCCATATCATCTGAGTGGCTGGGGCAAGAGGCAGCCTAAATTTCCTTATTCCCATCATACCCAGCATAGTATCTAAGGGCAGAACTTCTCTAGAAAATGCACATTGGATTGTAAGAAACTGAACATGCAAATGGACAGTGGACAGACGGTATGTGAAAATAGAACTCTGGCTCACACCCAGCCCAGGAAACCGGCCCCTTATCTACAGTGAGTAGCCCAGGAAGCTGGCCTGGTATAAACCAGACTTAGAGGAAGTCAGACCATTATTTCTAGTAACAGTCCAGAAAGCCAAACAATAATCCCTGTAACAATTGGCCCCGAATGGCCAGGACTTGATTAATAACTGAGAGCTCCCTGAATTTTTGTCCTGCTTCCAACTAgggaccaaccagagaaagccaagtAGGCCCCTAACCAATCATGCAGGATGTCCTGTTTCTAGTTAGccacctccagcttctccaggTCAGCATCCTCCAATCAGGGCACACATGAcaccttcccttttctcccactAGAGACCTTTCTTACTCCTTTGCCTGTCTGAGTTTCTGCCAAGATGCCAGTGACATTGGCTGACTCCCTTGCTATAGAAAGCTCAGAATAGACAGCCCATGCCTGTTCTCACTAGGTTGGTCTTTGCTTATTTCTACAGTTGActtgattaaataaaaaaagtaattggGGAAAATAAGTTCAGCTACTCAACATCTACCTTTGTTCCAGCGGATTTGtctagaggaggaggaggaagcaaacCTCAGGTGGTGTTTATACCTTCCTTCTAAAAATGACATCCTTGACAATGTTTAGCTTGGAAGCTAGTCCGGAGATAGACCCGGGGAAACTCCTGTGACACTAATCTCCAAACCTGAAACCAGGGTGGGTCTCACCACTTTCAGTGCAACTGCTCACCAGTGAGTCTTAGTTCATCTGTTTTGGGTTCAGTCCAAAAGACAATTCACTAGGCAAAGTGTTGCTACAGCAACGAGGTTCGAGCCTGGGAGCTAACCAGCGCTTCTCTCAAGTGGCCAGCCAGGCAAAGGTGGGTCCTGGACAGAACAGTGTGCCAGGGACACCCAACGCCCCAGGGTTAATCCAGCACTTTGCCCTGGAGGAGCACTTTAACGGAacacaaaaattatttccagGGAAAAGCCTTAAGTCAAGCAAGGGgactccattaagaaaataactgaGAGTGAGGaaggcttgttttgttttttaaaagaaagaagaaaaaaaaaacccaaaatgttcAAGGGGAGATTGTCAGGACGAAAGTACTCTCCCACATCCAGGGACTGCCAGGAATAGTGGTCCagtcctctgcctccagcctAGAATGCTGAGTGGTACCAGGACGTGGGTGGGCGGGGCAACCAACTCAGTTTGGCATTAGCCGAAAAGTACATGCGAGTTTCTAAACATGCCAGGTGGTGTTGATTCTTCTTGAGCTGACAAGAGGAGACGCTGGGACATGTCCCTGAAGAGAAAGTGTTACTAAGACAAATAGAGTTATCAGGCTCTGACCTAAGATGAGGGTTAGGATAAACTTTTAGGATTGGCTAagaattaatgtaaaaaaaacaTTTCCAGTACACTTTCAGTACACTTATCCTCTCTGATGCAGTGTCACTGAAATCCCAGTCATGCCGCTCTCATCAAGTTAATATGTTTATTGTCTTGGGTGGGAGTCCACAGATGCAGATTTGGGTCGCCCAAACCGGAGATGCCACAGTGAATCTCCAGAGCCA
This region of Camelus ferus isolate YT-003-E chromosome 9, BCGSAC_Cfer_1.0, whole genome shotgun sequence genomic DNA includes:
- the TMIGD3 gene encoding transmembrane and immunoglobulin domain containing 3 isoform X1, which produces MGLFILLSLTVLSDAMVMDEKVKERFVLDTTSAICSYDAHYKDHHKYWCRGYFRDFCNIIAFAPNSTNRVALRDTGNQLIVTVSCLNKEDVGWYWCGIQRDFARDDMDFTKLLVTDNRRARANSFWPGKDLPGNKNRSCRASRVVDKADHFRMSIFLICILITSLGSIFIISHLSKRRRSRRTRRVIAGKGLAGSQNTSQAASGIPTPLVSSLLGSVS
- the TMIGD3 gene encoding transmembrane and immunoglobulin domain containing 3 isoform X2 — protein: MVMDEKVKERFVLDTTSAICSYDAHYKDHHKYWCRGYFRDFCNIIAFAPNSTNRVALRDTGNQLIVTVSCLNKEDVGWYWCGIQRDFARDDMDFTKLLVTDNRRARANSFWPGKDLPGNKNRSCRASRVVDKADHFRMSIFLICILITSLGSIFIISHLSKRRRSRRTRRVIAGKGLAGSQNTSQAASGIPTPLVSSLLGSVS